Proteins from a single region of Crassaminicella profunda:
- a CDS encoding aspartate/glutamate racemase family protein — protein sequence MCKKLGILGGMGPLATADLFKKVILLTDANCDQEHIHILIDNNTSIPDRTAHLIAEGDDPREQLIASAKRLESMGADFLIMPCNTAHNFYEAIIKEIEIPFLNMIEETSKFIAEKYAGKKIGLLATEGTCQTGVYDRAIQKYGMELVKPTKTQKNVTDFIYDIKAGKDITIDGFNESVEELKNLGAEVFILGCTELSVGYEMFKMKGNYVDPLEVIALRAIHFAGKKSLKSL from the coding sequence ATGTGTAAAAAATTAGGAATTTTAGGTGGAATGGGACCTTTAGCAACAGCTGATCTCTTTAAAAAAGTCATACTACTAACAGATGCTAATTGTGATCAAGAACATATCCATATATTAATAGATAATAACACTTCTATACCCGATAGAACAGCGCATCTTATAGCAGAGGGTGATGATCCTAGAGAACAACTCATTGCATCTGCTAAAAGACTTGAAAGTATGGGTGCTGATTTTTTAATCATGCCTTGTAATACAGCTCATAATTTTTATGAAGCTATTATAAAGGAAATTGAAATTCCTTTCCTAAATATGATTGAAGAAACATCAAAATTTATTGCTGAAAAATATGCGGGTAAAAAAATAGGTCTCCTGGCAACAGAAGGTACTTGCCAAACAGGTGTATATGATCGAGCTATCCAAAAATATGGAATGGAATTGGTAAAGCCTACGAAAACTCAAAAAAATGTTACTGATTTTATTTATGATATAAAAGCAGGCAAAGATATTACTATAGATGGATTTAATGAAAGCGTTGAAGAATTAAAAAATCTAGGTGCAGAAGTTTTCATATTAGGATGTACAGAGCTTTCTGTTGGCTATGAAATGTTTAAAATGAAAGGAAATTATGTAGATCCATTAGAAGTCATTGCCCTTCGTGCCATTCATTTTGCAGGTAAAAAATCATTAAAATCATTATAA
- a CDS encoding dicarboxylate/amino acid:cation symporter — MQLTTKILIGLGLGILVGLMLTGSPDTATTYIKPFGTLFLNLIKMIIVPLVFSSLIVGAASVGDVKKLGRIGGKTVGYYLCTTAVAVTIGLILGNVLQPGAGMTIPVDASIAAKEAPSLIDTLLNIFPKNPLKGLVEGNMLQIIAFALFLGIGATSLPEEKGKPFIDFFDSLAEIMYKVTAFIMSLAPYGVFALIAPVVATNGPAVLLPLLKVIGAVYIGCILHAVLVYSSAVKVFAKISPVKFFKGIMPAALTAFSTTSSSGTLPVSIRCTRENLGVSEGVSSFVLPLGATINMDGTALYQGVCALFVAQVYGLDLSMSQQLTIILTATLASIGTAGVPGAGFIMLTMVVKSVGLPLEGVALIGGIDRVLDMARTSVNVIGDTSAAAVIAATEGELHLPDEKTTI, encoded by the coding sequence ATGCAATTAACAACAAAAATTCTTATTGGATTAGGCTTAGGTATTTTAGTAGGTCTTATGTTAACAGGTTCCCCTGACACAGCTACTACATACATTAAGCCCTTCGGAACATTATTTCTTAATTTAATTAAAATGATTATTGTTCCTTTAGTATTTTCATCCTTAATCGTTGGAGCTGCAAGTGTTGGAGATGTAAAAAAACTGGGTAGAATAGGAGGAAAAACCGTAGGGTATTATTTATGCACAACAGCCGTTGCCGTAACCATCGGACTTATACTAGGTAATGTTTTACAACCAGGGGCTGGCATGACAATTCCCGTAGATGCTAGTATTGCAGCAAAAGAAGCACCTTCTCTTATAGATACATTATTAAATATTTTCCCTAAAAATCCATTAAAGGGTTTAGTAGAAGGAAATATGCTTCAAATCATTGCTTTTGCATTATTCTTAGGAATAGGCGCAACGTCTTTGCCTGAAGAAAAAGGAAAACCTTTTATTGATTTCTTTGATAGCTTAGCAGAAATCATGTATAAAGTTACTGCATTTATTATGAGTTTGGCTCCATATGGTGTATTTGCATTAATTGCTCCAGTTGTTGCAACAAACGGACCAGCTGTATTATTGCCACTACTTAAAGTAATTGGTGCTGTTTATATTGGCTGTATCCTTCATGCTGTACTTGTATACTCTAGTGCCGTAAAAGTTTTTGCAAAAATCAGTCCTGTAAAATTCTTTAAGGGTATTATGCCAGCAGCTCTTACAGCATTTAGTACAACAAGTAGTTCTGGAACGCTTCCTGTTTCTATTAGATGTACTAGAGAAAACTTAGGAGTATCAGAAGGTGTATCTAGTTTCGTTCTACCTCTTGGTGCTACCATCAATATGGATGGAACAGCTCTTTACCAAGGCGTTTGTGCCTTATTTGTTGCTCAAGTATATGGTTTAGATTTAAGTATGTCTCAACAATTAACTATCATTCTTACAGCAACTCTTGCATCCATTGGTACTGCAGGAGTACCCGGAGCAGGTTTTATCATGCTTACGATGGTTGTTAAATCTGTAGGCTTACCACTTGAGGGGGTTGCCTTAATCGGAGGAATTGATAGAGTTTTAGATATGGCAAGAACTTCTGTAAATGTTATTGGAGATACTTCAGCAGCAGCAGTTATTGCAGCTACTGAAGGAGAATTACATTTGCCAGATGAAAAAACAACTATTTAA
- a CDS encoding amidase domain-containing protein has translation MEGIIYEYDREKAVTYACEWAQRRNPIYTDFEEMGGDCTNFVSQVIYAGGCPMNYKRYGWFYKNINDRAPAWTSVEYFYKFIVNNEDTGPIGEETDLQDIEIGDVVQINFQEDNVYDHTPIVVKIKPGIKTIDKILVAAHTIDRVYYPLSAYDFKKLRFIHIKGYKR, from the coding sequence ATGGAAGGCATAATTTATGAGTATGATAGGGAGAAAGCTGTAACATATGCCTGTGAATGGGCTCAAAGGAGAAATCCAATATATACAGATTTTGAGGAAATGGGAGGCGATTGTACAAATTTTGTATCACAGGTGATCTATGCAGGTGGATGTCCTATGAACTACAAAAGATATGGATGGTTTTATAAGAATATAAATGATCGTGCGCCTGCTTGGACAAGTGTAGAATATTTTTATAAATTTATTGTTAATAATGAAGATACAGGACCTATTGGAGAAGAAACAGATTTACAGGATATAGAAATTGGTGATGTGGTACAAATAAATTTTCAAGAGGATAATGTTTATGACCATACGCCTATAGTTGTAAAAATAAAGCCTGGAATTAAAACTATTGATAAAATATTAGTAGCAGCGCATACCATTGATAGAGTGTATTATCCTTTATCAGCGTATGATTTTAAAAAGCTTCGATTTATTCATATAAAAGGATATAAAAGATAA
- a CDS encoding rhomboid family protein translates to MIKRTIYLLMKYFIEKKEFFLYPYKEIQSILDISLHKQIWFSHFFVDFVHKDFLEGSIEYQKSIIYNHYHEIKQKNTFKKLFFYKIIVLENSFDHSLDHLDALSSWLKEEKINIHLIVIDASSNQVFSLFSNFKDQEQVENFIHETILSLPYETVETIDLLEIENMTRDKKGYSFKNKKSYVTHILMGLNIIYFIYISITGSSTDIDHIINLGAKYNPLIASGEYYRLITSMFIHIGITHLLFNTYALKSLGKDVEFMYGSLKFFIIYMIAGLFGSLSSFLFSSAVSAGASGAIFGLMGAYLYFGIQKPSIFSARYGLNMVSLIIINIVFGLTNSNIDNFAHLGGLIGGFLASYALGLKTEKFLKLKKVTVQFLIITIIVGSLIGGSFIQIQSWQHSFHMGIYYLKKNDLSHAKLQFQEGIEKNDQIPEFYFYLAYVSYQEGDKDTTIHYLEKTLSINPNHSMARNFLNDIQGN, encoded by the coding sequence TTGATTAAAAGAACTATTTATCTACTCATGAAATATTTTATTGAAAAAAAAGAGTTTTTTCTATATCCCTATAAAGAAATACAAAGTATATTGGATATTTCTTTACATAAGCAAATTTGGTTTTCTCACTTTTTTGTCGACTTTGTTCACAAAGATTTTTTAGAAGGATCTATAGAATATCAAAAGAGTATTATTTATAATCACTACCACGAGATAAAACAAAAAAATACATTTAAAAAATTATTTTTTTACAAAATTATTGTCTTAGAAAATTCATTTGATCATTCATTAGATCATTTAGACGCTTTATCCTCATGGCTAAAGGAAGAAAAAATAAATATTCATCTTATAGTCATTGATGCTTCTTCAAATCAAGTATTTTCTCTTTTTTCAAATTTCAAAGATCAAGAACAAGTTGAAAATTTTATTCACGAAACTATCCTTTCTCTTCCCTATGAAACAGTAGAAACTATTGATCTTTTAGAAATTGAAAACATGACTAGAGACAAAAAGGGCTATTCCTTTAAGAATAAAAAGTCCTATGTTACCCATATACTCATGGGCCTAAATATTATTTATTTTATTTATATATCTATAACAGGCAGTAGTACTGATATTGATCACATTATCAATCTTGGAGCTAAATACAATCCCCTTATTGCATCAGGAGAGTATTATCGTTTGATTACAAGTATGTTTATTCATATAGGCATTACTCATCTATTATTTAACACTTATGCATTAAAAAGTCTTGGAAAAGATGTAGAGTTTATGTATGGTTCTTTAAAATTTTTCATCATTTATATGATTGCTGGCCTATTTGGTAGTCTATCTAGTTTTCTATTTAGTTCTGCTGTATCTGCTGGAGCCTCAGGGGCTATCTTTGGTCTTATGGGTGCCTATCTTTACTTTGGCATACAGAAGCCTTCTATTTTTTCAGCAAGATATGGATTAAATATGGTTTCCTTAATCATTATCAATATTGTCTTTGGTCTTACTAATTCAAATATTGATAATTTCGCTCACTTAGGTGGGCTCATAGGAGGTTTTTTAGCTAGCTACGCTTTAGGCCTTAAGACAGAAAAATTTTTAAAATTAAAAAAAGTTACTGTTCAATTCTTGATTATCACCATCATTGTAGGCTCTCTTATAGGTGGTTCTTTTATCCAAATTCAAAGCTGGCAGCATAGCTTTCATATGGGCATTTATTATCTTAAAAAGAATGACTTAAGTCATGCTAAACTACAATTTCAAGAAGGCATTGAAAAAAATGATCAAATCCCCGAATTTTATTTTTATTTAGCCTATGTTTCTTATCAAGAGGGAGATAAAGATACAACCATCCATTACCTTGAAAAGACGTTATCTATCAATCCTAATCATTCTATGGCTAGAAATTTCTTAAATGATATTCAAGGAAATTAG
- a CDS encoding tetratricopeptide repeat protein produces the protein MFTRIKEYINDGLERVVFIELKKDAHIDPKFEMLKEIPIPMNIAEITKPIKEKKDDYEISLASMARGMITVIGMDRDFKYADTYKEFLNIFDEKILEYIAYEGLKLAEETKFYDALIYFNALITLDEGNLNGLYNYARCCQDIASKVEDRDKKKEFKREAIETLEIIIERYPDFSLAYYHLGFHYANQNLFKKAQIIWEKCIDLDIDEEKKKELVFQIKELKDQIEYEEGYTHILNNQPDLGLKKLLPLMEKYSDWWNLLFFIGLGYRQLGNVEEAINVLKKILTIKPTQVDTLNELGLCYAALNDFKHAEKYFKKALQFKNEDSEILSNLGMVYMEIGKLQEAKEVLEKSIRLNPHDEITMQCMKKLNVMQEHQ, from the coding sequence ATGTTTACAAGAATAAAAGAATACATAAATGATGGATTAGAAAGAGTTGTATTTATTGAATTAAAAAAGGATGCCCATATTGATCCTAAATTTGAAATGTTAAAGGAAATTCCTATTCCAATGAATATAGCTGAAATTACTAAGCCTATAAAAGAAAAAAAGGATGATTATGAAATATCCTTAGCAAGTATGGCAAGAGGAATGATTACTGTAATTGGAATGGATAGGGATTTTAAGTATGCAGATACGTATAAAGAATTTTTAAATATATTTGATGAAAAAATTTTAGAATATATTGCTTATGAGGGATTAAAATTAGCGGAAGAGACAAAATTTTATGATGCCCTAATATATTTCAACGCTCTGATTACATTAGATGAAGGAAATTTAAATGGACTATATAATTATGCTAGATGCTGTCAAGATATTGCATCTAAAGTAGAAGATAGAGATAAGAAAAAGGAATTTAAAAGAGAAGCTATTGAAACGTTAGAGATTATTATAGAAAGATATCCGGATTTTTCTTTAGCGTATTATCACTTAGGGTTTCATTATGCCAATCAAAACTTATTTAAAAAGGCACAGATCATATGGGAAAAATGTATAGACTTAGATATAGATGAAGAAAAGAAAAAGGAATTAGTATTTCAGATAAAGGAATTGAAAGATCAAATAGAATATGAAGAAGGATATACACATATCTTAAATAATCAGCCTGATTTAGGGCTAAAAAAGCTTTTACCTCTTATGGAAAAATATTCAGACTGGTGGAATTTATTGTTTTTTATAGGTCTTGGATATAGACAATTGGGAAATGTGGAAGAAGCAATAAATGTTTTAAAGAAAATATTGACTATAAAGCCTACACAAGTAGATACCCTCAATGAATTAGGATTATGTTATGCTGCTTTGAATGATTTTAAACATGCAGAAAAATACTTTAAAAAAGCGCTTCAATTTAAAAATGAAGACAGCGAAATATTATCCAATTTAGGAATGGTATACATGGAAATAGGAAAACTTCAAGAGGCTAAAGAAGTTTTGGAAAAATCTATAAGGCTTAACCCTCATGATGAGATTACTATGCAATGTATGAAAAAGTTAAATGTTATGCAAGAACATCAATGA
- a CDS encoding radical SAM protein: MRYEGSVYRPPSEAYSLIIQATIGCSHNKCTFCSMYKDKQFRMRNMEEIIEDLKMARDYYKHVKRIFLADGNALALKTEYLKTILLKIKELFPECERVGIYSAPKDILRKSVDELKILKELGLGIAYLGAESGSDEILEHINKGVTSEEMIAAGQRMVESGIPLSVTLISGLGGKENWRKHAKESARVINEINPQYLGLLTLLVQKGTKMYEEVQKGEFNLLTPEEVILETKELVENLNVKDCVFRSNHASNYVSLAGTLPGDKMNLLKQLEMMIENTYGIKDEMFRRL, translated from the coding sequence ATGAGATATGAAGGAAGTGTTTATAGACCACCTAGTGAAGCCTATAGCTTGATTATTCAAGCTACAATAGGTTGTTCTCATAATAAATGTACATTTTGTAGTATGTACAAAGACAAACAATTTAGAATGAGAAATATGGAAGAAATTATAGAAGATCTAAAGATGGCGAGAGATTATTACAAACATGTAAAAAGAATATTTTTAGCCGATGGAAATGCTTTGGCCCTAAAGACTGAATATTTAAAGACCATCTTATTAAAAATAAAAGAACTTTTTCCAGAATGTGAACGGGTAGGTATATACTCTGCTCCGAAGGATATTTTGAGAAAAAGTGTAGATGAGCTGAAAATCTTAAAAGAATTAGGATTAGGGATTGCTTATTTAGGGGCTGAATCAGGAAGTGATGAAATTTTAGAGCATATTAATAAGGGGGTTACCTCTGAGGAAATGATTGCAGCAGGACAAAGAATGGTGGAGTCAGGTATTCCTTTATCCGTTACTCTTATATCAGGATTAGGTGGAAAAGAGAACTGGCGTAAGCATGCTAAAGAATCTGCAAGGGTAATTAATGAAATAAATCCTCAATATTTAGGATTACTTACCCTCCTTGTTCAAAAGGGAACAAAGATGTATGAAGAAGTACAAAAGGGAGAATTTAATCTTCTTACTCCTGAGGAAGTGATTCTTGAAACAAAAGAATTGGTTGAAAATTTAAACGTGAAAGATTGTGTTTTTAGAAGCAATCATGCATCGAATTATGTATCATTAGCAGGGACATTGCCAGGAGATAAAATGAATTTGTTAAAGCAATTAGAGATGATGATAGAAAATACATATGGAATAAAAGATGAAATGTTTAGAAGACTATAA
- a CDS encoding B12-binding domain-containing radical SAM protein, with amino-acid sequence MKILLTTLNSKYIHTGLALRYLYSYCKEDFNMTIEEYTINHHMDYILGEIYKGEFDIVCFSCYIWNISSTLAIVRNLKKVRPELTIVLGGPEVSFDAVSLMEKERAIDHIIVGEGEETFKELMNLLVNNKGKLKEIKGITYRENSQVFKTIDRELIKDLGTIPPIYTANLEEYKNKIIYYESSRGCPHNCRYCLSSTIKGVRFFPLDQVKRDLGLFLEKRVKQVKFVDRTFNVKKSHSLEIMKYIVEHDNGYTNFHFEITADLLDDEMLTFLSNVREGLFQFEIGVQTTYDPTMKSIDRKVDFHILSKVVRKIGSFRNIHLHLDLIAGLPFEDFKRFKKSFDDVYDLKPEKLQLGFLKLLKGSGIRKDKDLHEYVFKNEPPYEVLENKYMSYKDVLKLKMIEEMVELFYNGDGFQHGINYVIENFYDNPSDFYHQLADFWEDKGYHHVSHGKNKYYEILLTFYKERNWKNEDVFREILKFDYLMQGKTSLPKLFVYTEEKDFQKRRHEFLHEEKNLEKYLSKYKNMAAKEIIKKVHFEKFKYDVLDLIKNPKLEKVENEITVLFDYDLEQKVFTKAKYHKVDI; translated from the coding sequence ATGAAAATTTTACTGACTACTTTAAATTCCAAATACATTCATACAGGATTAGCACTACGTTATTTATATAGCTACTGCAAGGAAGATTTTAATATGACTATTGAGGAATATACAATCAATCATCATATGGACTATATTTTAGGGGAAATCTATAAAGGTGAATTTGACATTGTATGCTTTTCTTGTTATATATGGAACATATCAAGTACATTAGCTATTGTAAGAAATTTGAAAAAAGTACGTCCAGAATTAACCATTGTCTTAGGGGGACCAGAAGTAAGCTTTGATGCTGTATCATTAATGGAGAAAGAAAGGGCTATTGATCATATTATTGTTGGTGAGGGAGAAGAAACCTTTAAAGAATTAATGAATCTTTTAGTAAACAACAAAGGAAAACTAAAGGAGATAAAAGGAATTACTTATCGAGAGAATAGCCAAGTTTTTAAAACCATTGATCGGGAATTAATAAAAGATTTAGGGACTATTCCACCCATATACACAGCTAATTTAGAGGAATATAAAAATAAAATTATTTATTATGAAAGTTCACGAGGGTGTCCACATAATTGTAGATATTGTTTATCATCCACTATAAAAGGCGTAAGATTTTTTCCATTAGATCAAGTGAAACGGGATTTAGGTTTATTTTTAGAAAAAAGAGTGAAACAGGTAAAATTTGTAGATAGAACATTCAATGTAAAGAAGAGTCATAGTCTTGAAATTATGAAATATATTGTAGAACATGATAATGGATATACAAATTTTCACTTTGAAATCACAGCTGATTTATTGGATGATGAAATGCTAACCTTTCTTTCAAATGTAAGGGAAGGATTATTTCAATTTGAAATTGGTGTTCAGACTACCTATGACCCAACAATGAAGAGTATAGATAGAAAAGTAGATTTTCATATACTGAGTAAGGTAGTAAGAAAAATAGGATCTTTTAGGAATATCCATCTTCATTTAGATTTGATTGCAGGACTGCCCTTTGAAGATTTTAAAAGGTTTAAAAAATCTTTTGATGATGTATATGATCTAAAGCCTGAAAAGCTTCAATTAGGGTTTTTAAAACTATTAAAAGGATCTGGGATTAGAAAAGATAAGGATTTGCATGAATATGTTTTCAAAAATGAGCCACCCTATGAAGTTCTAGAAAACAAATATATGAGTTATAAGGATGTTTTGAAACTTAAAATGATAGAAGAAATGGTAGAACTTTTTTATAATGGAGATGGTTTTCAACATGGAATCAATTATGTTATAGAGAATTTTTATGATAATCCTTCGGATTTTTATCATCAATTGGCAGACTTTTGGGAAGACAAAGGATATCATCATGTTTCTCATGGGAAAAATAAATATTACGAAATACTATTAACATTTTATAAAGAGCGCAATTGGAAAAATGAAGATGTCTTTAGAGAAATATTAAAATTTGATTATTTAATGCAGGGAAAGACTTCATTACCTAAGTTGTTCGTGTATACTGAAGAAAAAGATTTTCAAAAAAGGAGACATGAATTTTTACATGAAGAAAAGAATTTAGAAAAATACCTATCAAAATATAAGAACATGGCAGCTAAGGAAATTATTAAAAAAGTCCATTTTGAAAAATTTAAATATGATGTATTAGACTTGATAAAAAATCCCAAACTAGAAAAAGTAGAAAATGAAATTACGGTTCTATTTGATTATGATTTAGAGCAAAAGGTATTTACTAAGGCAAAATATCACAAGGTAGATATTTAG
- a CDS encoding MFS transporter, producing the protein MKNNTLKMMALSFVPFIMVLGNSMLIPVFTDIKRELHISQYEVSLLISYFSFPAALLIPFLGFLSDRIGRKKVLVPALIIYGLGGVISGFSSILYKDPYKYILIGRVIQGFGAAGTSPIAMALVSDMFSSGNRSRALGIIEASNGVGKILSPILGSIIALIAWYMIFFSYSILTIPVALLIWFFIDEDSRIPERKDLKKYFQEIMMITKNKRLSILLCFVIGFIALFILYGLLANLSDIIGKKQDNNSLGRGFVVALPLFSMAIVSYWFGAYLKIRRDFYKIFMMISLIVCTLAVSLIPYLEEYIHRLFLLEVIATGVGIILTILNTFVTSCVPKGKRGVITAFYNSFRFLGISFGPIFFTQFHKGTTKILFIPFLTTIIVILVILYVKSEKMFEYFGMKKDMH; encoded by the coding sequence ATGAAAAATAATACACTTAAAATGATGGCATTATCTTTTGTTCCATTTATAATGGTTTTAGGAAATTCTATGTTAATTCCTGTATTTACAGATATAAAGAGGGAATTACATATTAGTCAATATGAAGTAAGTCTATTGATTAGTTATTTTTCTTTTCCAGCAGCCTTATTAATTCCGTTTTTAGGATTCTTATCAGATAGAATAGGCAGAAAGAAAGTATTAGTACCTGCTTTAATCATATATGGATTAGGGGGAGTTATATCAGGATTTTCAAGTATTTTATACAAAGATCCATATAAATACATTTTAATAGGAAGAGTCATACAAGGTTTTGGCGCTGCAGGGACTTCTCCTATTGCTATGGCACTGGTGAGTGATATGTTTTCGAGTGGAAATAGAAGTAGGGCTTTAGGGATTATTGAAGCATCAAATGGTGTTGGGAAAATACTGAGTCCCATTCTTGGTTCTATTATTGCACTTATTGCATGGTATATGATTTTCTTTTCATATTCTATATTAACAATACCTGTAGCGTTACTCATCTGGTTTTTCATTGATGAAGATTCTAGAATTCCAGAAAGAAAAGATTTAAAAAAATATTTTCAAGAAATTATGATGATTACAAAAAATAAACGTCTATCCATATTGCTTTGCTTTGTTATAGGGTTTATAGCATTATTTATTTTATATGGACTTTTGGCAAATTTATCAGATATTATTGGGAAAAAACAAGATAACAATTCTTTAGGAAGAGGATTTGTTGTGGCCCTTCCACTTTTTAGTATGGCTATTGTATCTTATTGGTTTGGAGCATACCTTAAAATAAGGAGAGATTTTTATAAAATATTTATGATGATTAGTTTAATTGTGTGTACTTTAGCAGTAAGCCTTATTCCTTATCTTGAAGAATATATACATAGATTGTTTCTTTTAGAGGTAATTGCTACAGGGGTAGGGATTATATTAACTATATTAAATACATTTGTTACAAGCTGTGTTCCTAAAGGAAAAAGGGGAGTCATTACAGCTTTTTATAATAGCTTTCGCTTTTTAGGAATTTCATTTGGACCCATTTTTTTTACTCAATTTCATAAAGGAACTACAAAAATATTATTTATACCTTTTTTGACTACAATCATTGTAATATTAGTTATCCTATATGTAAAATCTGAAAAAATGTTTGAATACTTTGGAATGAAAAAAGATATGCACTAA
- the argS gene encoding arginine--tRNA ligase, producing the protein MIDFKKEIADILSQKVEGLTVEEILEMMEIPPNSQMGDFAFPCFKLAKIFRKAPNMIAKEIAESIEGNDLFEKVENMAAYVNFFIDKATFAKSVIEEVLEKKDQFGSSNLGEGRKVIVEFSSPNIAKPFHIGHIRSTVIGNAIYKLYDFLGYDTVTINHLGDYGTQFGKLIVAYKNWGDEKEVEANPIPTLLKLYIKLHEEAEKHPELEDESRMWFKKLEDGDEEAKRLWQWFRDVSLKEFNRVYGMLNISFDSYAGESFYSDKMPRVLNMMEEKNLLKESKGADIVDLEEYNMPPALIRKSDGSTLYITRDITAAIYRKENYDFYKNIYVVASQQNLHFQQWMKVVELMGYDWAKDCIHVPFGLVSLEEGTMSTRKGRVVFLEDVLKKAIEQTRKIIKEKNGDLPNIDEVAKQVGIGAVVFQELSNNRIKDYTFSWDRTLNFDGETGPYVQYTHARACSVLRKAQAKLDENINYGLLGNEEAMNLVRVIQQFQTTVEEAARKYEPSIVTRYIVDVAQAFNRFYHHCPIIVEDQEMQKARLALVSSAKQTLQNGLNILGVAAPERM; encoded by the coding sequence ATGATTGATTTTAAAAAGGAAATAGCTGATATTTTATCACAAAAAGTTGAGGGGTTAACAGTTGAAGAGATTCTTGAAATGATGGAGATTCCACCAAATTCGCAGATGGGGGATTTTGCTTTTCCTTGCTTTAAGCTAGCAAAAATATTTAGAAAAGCACCCAATATGATTGCAAAGGAAATTGCTGAATCTATTGAAGGAAATGATTTGTTTGAAAAAGTTGAAAATATGGCAGCTTATGTAAACTTTTTTATCGATAAAGCAACATTTGCAAAATCTGTAATTGAAGAAGTTTTAGAAAAGAAAGACCAATTTGGATCATCTAATTTAGGAGAAGGTAGAAAGGTTATTGTGGAGTTTTCTTCTCCGAATATTGCAAAACCTTTTCATATTGGACATATTAGAAGTACTGTAATTGGAAATGCTATTTATAAGCTATATGATTTCCTAGGATATGATACAGTGACAATCAATCATTTAGGAGATTATGGGACTCAATTTGGAAAGTTAATTGTAGCTTATAAAAATTGGGGAGATGAAAAGGAAGTTGAAGCAAATCCTATTCCTACATTATTAAAGCTTTATATCAAATTGCATGAAGAAGCGGAAAAGCACCCAGAACTTGAAGATGAAAGTAGAATGTGGTTTAAAAAATTAGAAGATGGAGATGAAGAAGCCAAAAGACTTTGGCAATGGTTTAGAGATGTTAGTTTAAAAGAATTTAATCGCGTTTATGGTATGTTGAATATTTCTTTTGATTCCTATGCAGGAGAAAGCTTTTATTCAGATAAAATGCCAAGAGTTTTAAATATGATGGAAGAAAAGAATTTGTTAAAAGAGTCAAAGGGAGCAGACATTGTAGATTTAGAAGAGTATAATATGCCTCCAGCATTAATCAGAAAGAGTGACGGGTCTACTCTTTATATTACAAGAGATATTACTGCGGCTATTTATAGAAAAGAGAACTATGATTTTTATAAGAACATATATGTAGTGGCATCTCAACAAAATCTTCATTTTCAACAATGGATGAAAGTTGTAGAATTGATGGGCTATGATTGGGCGAAAGATTGTATTCATGTTCCATTTGGGCTAGTAAGTCTTGAAGAAGGAACCATGTCTACAAGAAAAGGTAGAGTGGTATTTTTAGAAGATGTACTTAAAAAAGCCATTGAACAAACAAGAAAAATCATTAAAGAAAAGAATGGAGATCTTCCAAATATTGATGAGGTAGCAAAACAAGTTGGAATCGGAGCAGTAGTTTTCCAAGAATTATCTAATAATAGAATAAAGGACTATACATTCTCATGGGATAGAACATTAAACTTTGATGGTGAAACAGGCCCATATGTTCAGTATACCCATGCAAGAGCATGCAGTGTATTAAGAAAGGCACAAGCTAAATTGGATGAAAATATAAACTATGGTTTATTAGGGAATGAAGAAGCAATGAATTTAGTAAGAGTTATCCAACAGTTCCAAACTACTGTAGAAGAAGCTGCAAGAAAATATGAGCCATCTATTGTTACGAGATATATTGTTGATGTAGCTCAAGCCTTTAATAGATTTTATCATCATTGTCCGATTATAGTAGAAGATCAAGAAATGCAAAAGGCAAGACTTGCTCTTGTATCTTCTGCAAAGCAAACTCTACAAAATGGATTAAATATACTTGGGGTTGCAGCACCTGAAAGAATGTAG